From the genome of Vibrio porteresiae DSM 19223, one region includes:
- a CDS encoding YcgL domain-containing protein codes for MLCSIYKSSKKEGTYLYVPKRDDFSQVPDTLMQMFGKPSFVMLVNLEKRQLALVDVEKVKNALNEQGFFLQLPPPPENLLEKYKQERARQQAK; via the coding sequence ATGCTTTGCTCTATCTATAAAAGTTCTAAGAAAGAAGGCACCTATCTCTATGTGCCAAAACGAGACGATTTTTCACAAGTACCTGACACTCTGATGCAGATGTTCGGTAAACCTAGTTTTGTCATGCTAGTCAATCTGGAAAAACGCCAATTGGCGCTCGTTGACGTGGAAAAAGTGAAAAACGCTTTAAATGAGCAAGGTTTTTTCCTGCAACTGCCGCCACCACCAGAGAACTTACTAGAAAAATATAAACAAGAGAGGGCGCGTCAGCAAGCTAAGTAG